The Pseudoalteromonas rubra nucleotide sequence CTTGATCGCTCTCAAAATGTTTTTTGGCAGTAACAAATCCGCTTCAGACGAGCGTAGCATGCCAAATAAAGGACTGTTAACGGGGTTTACAACCATCACAGGCGGGCTCTCAGCTATGATTGGTATCGGTGGCGGTGCACTGCTGGTGCCCCTGCTGACGTTTTTCTCTATTGATATGAAAAAAGCCATTGGCTGTGCCTCAGCCTGCGGTATCGTGATTGCTCTATTTGGTTCTGTAGGTTACATCACATCGGGCAGTGCACAGTTTGCCTTATCAGATGGGTTTGCCGGGTTTGTGTATTTACCCGCCCTATTGGGCATCGTATGTACCTCGTGGTTTACCGCGCCGCTGGGGGCCAAGTCTGTGCAGCATTTGCCCGTTCCGACTATCAAGAAGCTATTCGCGGGCTTGCTGGTCTTGGTGGCTGGGAACATGATTGCCTTTTAGCCCAGGACAACAGGCAGCTGCTTGGCTGCCTGCAATTTTCTCACCTATTCAAATCAGAAAGGATTGATAGAACAAGGCCTGTCAGAGTATATGTAGCAAGGATTTTCGATGGTTTTGCTCGACATAGTGATAGAGTAGTCACCCGATAAATCAACATACAAAGATGCGCCTTCAATTTTTGTTGCTGATGAACTTAACCTGATGTATTGCCCAGCGGCTAAGCTCTTAAGTCTGTCCTTCACCGATACGCCCAGTTGACCAAATCTGTCGTCAGGAATCGCTTTGTCGAGTGAGAACAAAGAAGCACTCCAGCCATCGGTTTTGGTATTAAGATAACCATGGATTTTGCTGCTAATAATACCTTCAACTTTGTTATTAATGTAATTGCTGAGCAAAGGTACGCTAATACCAAAAATCCGGGAGTCGACATCAATGTTTAGATTAATCGGATTCACGTTAAGACCATAAGCCTGGCCTGTGACAAAGTC carries:
- a CDS encoding sulfite exporter TauE/SafE family protein, with amino-acid sequence MSDLLLLIACCALLGSGVGFLAGLLGIGGGLVIVPVLSSILLYFAVLPAEQVIVAAIATSLASILFTSTSSAIAHHKNGNVPWELAPWIMTGVALGALISGFLAAMLPEQIVRWVFAVSVVLIALKMFFGSNKSASDERSMPNKGLLTGFTTITGGLSAMIGIGGGALLVPLLTFFSIDMKKAIGCASACGIVIALFGSVGYITSGSAQFALSDGFAGFVYLPALLGIVCTSWFTAPLGAKSVQHLPVPTIKKLFAGLLVLVAGNMIAF